The following proteins are encoded in a genomic region of Xanthomonas cassavae CFBP 4642:
- a CDS encoding amidase: MSFALLLALCGCAHADAPTRHTPDTAAGTEPLELVEADVAGLQARMQSGTITSLELTGAYLQRIASIDRAGPQLNAVIEHNPQAEAEARRLDDERRAGRVRGPLHGIPVLLKDNIDAVPMVNSAGSLALAASRPARDAFLVQRLRAAGAVILGKTNLSEWANFRSTQSSSGWSARGGLTRNPYALDRNPCGSSAGTGAAIAASLATVGIGTETDGSITCPASVNGLVGLKPTVGLVSRDGVIPISASQDSAGPMTRSVADAAAVLQAIAAPDAQDPATRNAPSSPPDYLAHLKPDGLRGARLGLLRNPLREDHAIAAVLDRAVQTLRAAGATVVETALVTDGKWDAAEQMVLLVEFKAGLNAYLRSHAAPVKDLDALIAFNRADAQREMPYFGQELFEQAQAAPGLEDPGYLSARASARRLAGEQGIDAALKADRLDALIVPTTGAAWVTTLGKGDTFPGAGYGAAAVAGYPSLSVPMGQTQGLPLGLLFMGTAWSEPRLIELAYAYEQRSHARFAPGYAPSAPPATPGASQAKPVD, from the coding sequence TTGTCCTTTGCCTTGCTGCTGGCGCTGTGCGGCTGTGCGCATGCCGACGCCCCGACGCGCCACACACCTGACACGGCGGCCGGCACCGAGCCACTGGAGCTGGTCGAGGCCGATGTGGCCGGCCTGCAGGCGCGCATGCAGTCCGGCACCATCACCAGCCTCGAACTGACCGGCGCCTATCTACAACGCATCGCCAGCATCGACCGCGCCGGCCCGCAACTCAATGCGGTCATCGAACACAATCCGCAGGCCGAAGCCGAGGCACGCCGGCTCGACGACGAACGCCGCGCCGGACGTGTGCGCGGACCGTTGCACGGCATCCCGGTACTGCTCAAGGACAACATCGACGCCGTGCCGATGGTCAACAGCGCCGGCTCGCTGGCACTGGCCGCGTCCCGCCCGGCCCGCGATGCCTTTCTGGTGCAGCGCCTGCGCGCGGCCGGCGCGGTGATCCTGGGCAAGACCAACCTGAGCGAGTGGGCGAATTTCCGCTCCACCCAGTCCAGCTCCGGCTGGAGCGCCCGCGGCGGACTGACCCGCAACCCCTACGCGCTCGACCGCAACCCGTGCGGCTCCAGCGCCGGCACCGGTGCGGCAATCGCCGCCAGCCTGGCCACCGTGGGCATTGGCACCGAGACCGACGGCAGCATCACCTGCCCGGCATCGGTCAACGGCCTGGTCGGGCTCAAGCCGACGGTGGGCCTGGTCAGCCGCGACGGCGTCATCCCGATTTCGGCCAGCCAGGACAGCGCCGGCCCGATGACGCGCAGCGTGGCCGACGCGGCCGCGGTGTTGCAGGCAATCGCCGCGCCCGATGCGCAGGATCCGGCCACGCGCAATGCGCCGTCGTCCCCTCCAGACTATCTCGCCCACCTCAAACCCGATGGCCTGCGCGGCGCGCGCCTGGGCCTGCTGCGCAACCCACTGCGCGAGGATCACGCGATCGCCGCCGTCTTGGATCGCGCCGTGCAGACCTTGCGCGCGGCAGGTGCCACGGTGGTAGAGACTGCCCTGGTCACCGATGGCAAGTGGGATGCTGCTGAGCAGATGGTCTTACTGGTCGAATTCAAGGCCGGCTTGAATGCCTACCTGCGCAGCCACGCCGCGCCGGTCAAGGACCTGGACGCGCTGATTGCCTTCAATCGCGCCGATGCGCAGCGCGAAATGCCTTACTTCGGCCAGGAGTTGTTCGAACAGGCGCAGGCTGCGCCGGGCCTGGAGGACCCGGGCTATCTGAGCGCGCGTGCCAGCGCCAGACGGCTCGCCGGCGAGCAAGGCATCGACGCAGCCCTGAAAGCCGACCGCCTGGACGCGCTGATCGTGCCGACCACCGGCGCGGCCTGGGTCACCACGCTCGGCAAGGGCGACACCTTTCCCGGTGCCGGCTACGGCGCCGCGGCGGTGGCCGGATATCCGAGCCTGAGCGTGCCGATGGGGCAGACCCAAGGCTTGCCGCTCGGACTGCTGTTCATGGGCACCGCCTGGAGCGAACCGCGCCTGATCGAACTGGCTTACGCCTACGAGCAGCGCAGCCACGCGCGGTTCGCGCCCGGCTACGCGCCGAGCGCACCGCCGGCGACACCGGGCGCATCGCAAGCAAAGCCAGTCGACTGA